GTCGCCTCGATCCGGCGCAGCGGCCGCAGCCCGGCCTGCACCGCGAACCACCCGGCCACGGTGAGCACGGTCAGCAGGACCGCCGCGGTGCCGCCGGTGACCAGCCACATCCGGTGCACGGTCGCGTCGACCTCGGTGAGCCGGACGCCGACCGCCACGCCGCCGGTGCCGTCCGGGCGCGGCGACCACAGCACCCGCCAGCCGCGCGACTCGTACGGCCGGTCCGCGTGCCGCAGGTCGAACGGCGCGCCGGGCGTGCCTGGCGCGGCGACGTACAGCTCCGGGACCATGTCCAGCCGCTCGGCCAGCAGCTCCTGGCCGGCCGGGGAGACCGGCACCGCGCGGGCGATCCCGGCCAGCATCCGCAGCTGTGTGTCGACCCGGTCGACCAGGTGCCGGCGCAGGTAGCCGATCGCCACCGCGTCCGACACCAGCAGCCCGGCGGCCAGCAGCACCAGGCAGATCGCGAGCAGCCGTCCCCGGAGACTCATCGCGGCCGCCGCAGCACGAAGCCGACGCCGTGCACGGTGTGGATCAGCTTCGGGTCGCCGGTGTCGATCTTGCGGCGGAGGTAGCTGATGTACGTGTCGACGATGCTGGTCTCGCCGCCGAAGTCGTACCGCCACACGTCGGTCAGGATGTCGGCCTTGGTGAGCACCCGCCCCGCGTGCCGCATCAGGTGATGCAGCAGCCGGAACTCGGTCGGGGACAGCCGCACCGGCGCGCCGCGCAGCGTCACCGTCATCCCGGCCGGGTCCAGTTCCAGCTCGCCGACGGTCAGCGTGTCGGCCGCGGACCCGCCGGTGCGGCGCAGCACCGCGCGGATCCGGGCCAGCAGCTCCT
This genomic window from Catenuloplanes niger contains:
- a CDS encoding response regulator transcription factor, with translation MESLLVVDDEPTVRELLAATLRFAGFSVSSAATAAEALDAARREPPDLVLLDVMLPDLDGFEVVRRLRDGGTRVPVLFLTARDAPADKVHGLTLGGDDYVTKPFDLQELLARIRAVLRRTGGSAADTLTVGELELDPAGMTVTLRGAPVRLSPTEFRLLHHLMRHAGRVLTKADILTDVWRYDFGGETSIVDTYISYLRRKIDTGDPKLIHTVHGVGFVLRRPR